The genomic stretch GAGCTCCACTTCATGTTTTCTAAGAGACATTAACATTAAAAAGCTACCAAACAAGTCAATAAGCTCAAACCCCGCATATTCCGAAGAATGGTGTGTAATAAACGGAGCACTCAAAAGGTCAAGGTGGAAGAAATCATTCACATTTTAGAAccacatagacgtctagacaacGTGTTAtggaaattacttttttatgataaatttgctactttttttttaaattttcttaaaaaaaatttccttcagcaaaatttaaggatatagctagctagctagctagctagtttaaaaacttttgaaGTTCATTTTATTAGAAAACTTAAGTTGAAAGCAGGGTATGTGCTTATATGGAATAAGTCATGGATATCCAATGTATGTAGGGAGCTTTTCTGTCATTTACACTTAAATTTGGATACCCAATATTacatttaagatgatttaagattaaggttgtttttgtcctcagtgatcataaacTATTTCACCGCCATTAGCTTTCCTGTATTCGCTAAAGTCGACTGACGATTTTTAAAGTACTTCGTGGGGAAAGAAATTGGGCTTTCCAACCATTAAGAAAActtcttaaataatttttttccctaACATGTAAATTGCCTTGGATTTCCACGAACTTACGGCTTGTAATATAAACGGTCATAAAATCAAAAAAGGGAGACATACCCCGGGTATATTCGAATAAGACGTAGACTGTACGTTTGTCTTAGCAGGCGAATTATTAttgcttttttgttgtgttgTGGAAGTTGATGAAGATGGAGGGAACTGTTTATTTCCAGACGGTGTGCTAGATGACGTCGTCGTGATAGGCGTCGTATGTGATGACGTGTTTGATGACGATGCATTTGCTTTTGTTGGGTGTTTGCTTGGTAGTGGTAATGACGGCTTTTTAACCTCCGCCGATCTAACAGATGAAAACATGGACGCTGAATCAACAGTTTTATAACCACTTCAATTAGAGAAAAAACTGCGAAaaattttaggttaaaaacCCGCGAAATTTTCGGCATTCTAAATATGTTTCATCTCAGGGTGCCCACCATAATTTTATCTCTCATTTGTAGGAGATTGTAAGAGATTGTAGGTAAATTTTCCGGTCATTTGCATGATTACACGGtcaaaaactaacaaaaaagtAGGAGATTGTAGGAAACTCTTTTCAAACTTTCGCTTAAAAAGTTGCTAATTTTGTATAATATTACTTTAACAGGTCCTGCTAAACAAAAATAGGATTATTAAAACTTAGGAGGAAAACCAATTATGTcccaaaaatacaaaaagcaaTAAGGTAAGAATATGTCTATTTGATGGTCCaaagaaatgttaaaaacaaaattttagttAAATGAAAATCTAAACAAGTGGGAGTTTGTAtgagaaattatattttcaggTAGTTTTGTATGTGATTGTAAGAGAATATGGGAGATTTGTTATTTTGTAGGAGATTGTATGAATTTGTATTAGGGTGGGCACCCTACACCTGACAAAAAGGGAACAGCATACAATCTATATTACCTGTTTGATCGACTCTTTTTCAGTGGTATATTGGAAGACAAACGTTCCAATGTTATTTCCTAGGAAGAGAAATATATTTTCGGACAGAGATTATGTCCTGCATCAAATCCAATTGTAAACAAGTACACGAACTTAAGATGCTGccaaagaaataaaagaaatcagtAAAAAACACGAGGAATTTCGTGGTCAAATTACATACCCCAGTGTCTTTATCTATAATTAGAATGCATTCTTTTGTGCACGGTTTCTTTCCACCTTTATATGTCATTGTACCAGAATCCTAGAAAATCGTGGGGAGTATTTAGGGTTGGTAAACTTTTTATAAATGCAAATCAATGCgcattttcaggaaacgttaaatttattttttatttttgtattgaaaGTCGCAGATAAACCGTTTTTGACAGAATAACGTGTGTCCAAAACATTaaaacaaacacacaaaaagttaaaagatttaaataaaatctGTGCTATGTTGGTACTGAATGCTTCATCTGGTCCGGAGGAATTCGGAATGTAGTTTAAAGTATGATGGTGGAGTATATTACTTGAAttatttatgttattttgcCCAAAAATGGTTTGGtcggaataaaataatttttttcaaaaaaaatcttaacactcctctttaaaaaaaagacataaCGATAGATTTAATATCACCAActtgacaagaaaaaaaattcattcaaaaTTTTCACATTTACATCACACTTGATGGGCCTGGGGAAGTGTTCCTGGCCTAACTGAACTAACTACTTTTTCCAAattcttttatattaaaaagacATACAAATGAGATGTTCACAGTCTGTATGGCAAAGCAAATTTTCTAGTTTTAAATGCactaaacaataacaaaaacactaGCGAAGACATATTTATGCGTAGGAATAAAAATACACACCTTGTTTGGAATATCAACAGTACATTCATTATTTGAACCAATTCGAAATTCCACTGGACGATTTGTGTCAATAGATGCTGGCTTGAAATCATCTTAAAAAATACACTTCTTAATGAAAGTATCAGCTCTCAGACCAGTCCAACAGTTCTTTTTGGTTTAAAACAGTAATTTATTTTACCTAATATATCCcttaaaataagtaaattttgTAGAACTACTTCAATGATGCCGAATTATGCTAGTATGTATCCACATTACTTTAAAATATCTAACAGGTTAAAATAACACTTCAACCTAATGTATCCACATTACTCTAAAATACCTAACAGgttaaaataaaacttcaacCTATGAATGACTGTTCTCTATATTTcccactgttttttttttcacaaacaagttttttattaaaagaccTGATCGCATCATGATGGAAATTATAGGGCTGTAAAACCTTTCATGACAAGAAAACCGAAACACGAATACACAAACCTTACATCTTATTGTGTGATATGATTCTGTAGGTCTCCTGGCAGCTTGGAAACTTGAACCAATCTTCATTGGGTATTCTTTTCCATCAACCAAACCATGGTTTAAGGAagacattgtttttaaaatatatacaactttCTGTGAAAAAGGAAAACTGATAGAAAAATGAAACTTCATAATAAGGTAAACCTAAAGATACAGCAATACCCAACAAGAAAAACTTCTGATACCAAGCTGGCACAGGACTTTAAGACTGCGTTTAATGGTTAAAATATACAATCTGCATAACCCGGTTTCAATGCAATTAGTAGAATGACAGAATCAAGACGTTTGTGATAGCCAAACAACAAGACAATATTGACTTGACTAAAAACCTAgtcattttttctaaaaaaacttatataacTTATAAAGCAAAAACTTTAAACGAAAAAATGCAGTTAACACTAGTGGAAATATTAGAAGACTAAAACTGCTCCAAAGAAGTTTTTATTTACATGCGTTTGGTGTTTGATTTTTGCTGAATTGGATAAGGGAGAGTAGAAGTACATTCGAAAAAGGGGGTTTCTTGACATAAGAAATAACAAAGCGTCTTTTCTTGGTAACCTGTAATAAACCTTTACCgtggtttaaaataaaaaaacttcaaatttcAAACAGAGTTGGAATaaattaaaagcattttaaagtttatcagTTAACACAACTTGAATAAAAAAGGGAAAGTTAGAATCTAACGTGAAAATAATGCAGTTAACTGGCCATAACGAAAACATCAAAAGATATTTCACAAACTTGTTACATACAAAAACATTaatgcatataaaaaataagatgGTATCAtataaaatgttacaaaataaattagttTGCAAAATTAGGTTAGTAATGTTTTCTTAAGGTTTTAAGATAAGCTGAGAATACTTTGATTGTTTACAAATTCCAacatttaaaaaggatgtaagTGACATGAAATTTAATGGATGAAAAATAGTGCTAAAGTAAATGGTCTTTCTGTCCGTCTAACTAGCTATTAAGAATGTCTCTACCtattttaataaattaacaaaaacatacaaacatAAAACATAAACACATGCCGACTATATTCACTTAATGCAATGCCAAGTAATTCTTGAGTTACGTAGTAGAAAAAAGACATCAATCTGCTAACTAAGCTAAAAGATGTTGCTTTCATCGGATTAAGAAAGATTTTCTGAATATTTTCAACAATAATGAAATTTTACAGAGAACATGGACAAATTTAAACACAGTGATCTGACTATACAATTTCTatgaatcattttttttttataaatttctcatatatataaaactttaaaata from Hydractinia symbiolongicarpus strain clone_291-10 chromosome 12, HSymV2.1, whole genome shotgun sequence encodes the following:
- the LOC130621781 gene encoding ELL-associated factor 1-like; this translates as MSSLNHGLVDGKEYPMKIGSSFQAARRPTESYHTIRYDFKPASIDTNRPVEFRIGSNNECTVDIPNKDSGTMTYKGGKKPCTKECILIIDKDTGEITLERLSSNIPLKKSRSNRSAEVKKPSLPLPSKHPTKANASSSNTSSHTTPITTTSSSTPSGNKQFPPSSSTSTTQQKSNNNSPAKTNVQSTSYSNIPGVKARDMSTTSTSDSSSSESDSDSTTEENNAVHEDPFSTKSYEPPPPPQSAAKPPQHTTESLPTRPFGSTLDDDLRLSDSSDSD